Genomic DNA from Paenibacillus donghaensis:
GCAACTAAGGCTCCGGCCGACACTACTGGCGGAGCCTTCTCCAACGCAGCCAGTTTATGCTTGGCCTTATAACCTGCGCTGACATGTTTAGCTAGCTCTCCTACAACGATGATTGTACCGTATCTCTTGCTTACAGCATCCTCCAGCTCCGCCTTGGTGCTGATCGTGACTTGCCGATCTGAGAACGTCTGTGCTTGCCGGAATCGCTTGTTGTCTTGTTTCTCTGCTCTTCTCACCGCTGCTTCCGATTTTGTCATATCAATTTTGTTTTTCAGCATGTCAAAAAAAAGAATTGCCAAGTGCTACGCCTCCATTCCACTATCTATTATTTATAGATTCCCCATGTCCTTTAGAAGCGACATGGGGACTTGTAAATTTATAAAGACTGGTTACTTCGTAGCAGCTTCCAGAAGCGTTAGGATGTCAGCATATCCATTATCCCTTGCCGTACTTAGAGCAAAGTCATTTGGAACTGCACCTGCTTGAAGCAGCAGCTTCACGGTTGAAGCTTTTCCGCTGTATGCTGCTGAACTAAGCGGTGACGTAAAGGAATAGCCTAAATTCGGGTCGGCACCCTGCGAGAGCAGATACGTGACGATTTCGTCGTTGCCTTTAAGAGCTGCTGCCATCAGCGGAGTCCGGTTTTGGGGTAGAGCGTTAGCATCGACATGGTTTGTTCCGACTAGACGCTGTACCTCGCTAAGCACTCCGTCCTCAGCCGCCTGTACGAGACCCATCTCGCCTGTGTAACTCGTCACTGTGCCTTTATCCAGACGCGCCTGTGCCTCATCGTCAAACTCGATGGTCTCACCTTTGCCGCGTTCTGCTTGCAACTGATACTCTTCTAATGCAGTAAAGATGTTACCGGCTACAAAAACTGTCACAGGGGCATCGTACTGGTTGCCTTGACGATTGATCACACTGATTTGCGACTTGCCTGCGGAGATTCCCACCATTTCGATGACATCTTCTTTAGCCAGCTTCTTAGAACCGGCGTAGAAAATCTGGAAGAACAGGCCACCGCTTTCACTCTCTCCATAGGCCATAGTCGTGATCTGTCCATTTTTTGCGGTCAAATCCTGTACGTCAAAGATTCGGATTCGACTAACCTCAGTAATTGTGGAGCTGTACTGGGCTGGATTCTTTGACATATTAGCTGAACTTACCTGTTTAGCTTTGTCGTAGAGAGAGAACTTGTCCCGATTAGTCGCAAAGAACGCGTCACTGTTACTCTCCAGAATCTTATAGGTAGCATCTGGCATCTTAACACCTGTTGACGTTTCGCTCTTTATCACGTCCCGCATGACAGTGGCATAGCCTTTATACACCCCGCTATCCGCTTTCGGAAGCTGGGATTTGTCAGTTGAAATGAGGACGGAACGAGAAGTGCTATCCCATTCGACCTTCTCACCAAGAGCTTCACCGATGAAGCGTAGCGGCACCATTGTACTGCCATTTATGATTTGTGGAGCAGCGTCCAATGCCACTTTGGTTTCCCCGATCCAAGCGCCTTTCCAACCAATCTGCAAGCGAATGACCTTTTCACCTTTTGTAGCGTCGATGATTTGCTGCTTGCCATCCCACTTGACCGTTGCACCTAGTGCCTCGAAAATGGCCCGCATGGGAACCAATGTTGATCCGTCCTTGATGATTGCCGATTGTTCGAAGGTTTGTAGTTTTCCTTTCAGGTACACGTTGATCGTACTGTCCGCTAGAGCAGTCCCAGCTTGTGCGAGCAGCATTGTAGCGACGGTAAGAGTGGTGATGATTCGGTTTTTCATTTGCATTGATAGATTCCTCCGTTAGTTCTGATAAAGTAGTATAAAATAATATAAAACATGATTCGGTAATACTTTAAAATATAGTTAGGGCATTGTACCCACACTAAAAGATGTAATTTGTATCCTTTTTATTATCTATGGATGTTATATTTTAGTCAAATACCATTTGTAGTGTGTTAAGTCCAAGAAGCCCCTCAGGTAAGCTTTTCTTGAGGTGGTATTTGTGTCTGATGTGGTGAAGAGAGTCGGAGATAGGATACGTCGGCTGCGTAAGGATAAAGGATTATCCCAAGAGCAGTTAGCCGAGTTATCCGGTTTACATACGAATTATGTGGGTCAGGTGGAGCGCGGGGAGAAGAATCTAACGATCGAGACATTGCAGAAGATTGTTGGTGGATTGGGAGTGTCGTTAGAGGAACTATTCCGATACCTTGATCCGATGGAGCGTAAGGATACTTTGGGACAGATTGTGGAGATGCTGTCCGAGCGTTCTGCGCAAGACCAGGTAATGGCCTTAAGAGTGCTACAAACCGTATTAGATTGGGAGAAATCAAAGGATTAGAGTTAGACATTGGGTTCCTTGGTATACTAAGACAATAGGAGATGATATTAATGACAACTGAAAACGATATGCACGGTGAAAAGCCCTATATTGATATTAATGAATTGAACAGCTTCGTGTCTCGAAAAACGGGTCATGATGCTGACCTGATTCAAACTGTTATTGGTTACTCAGACGAGTACATTAACAACAAAGAAGAAGATGAGAATGGCGAAGTTCAAATCGATAATGACGAGCTCATAGTTCATATTTTAAAACAGCAGGACATTGCTTTAACTGAGAAAGAAGTGGAGGAAATACTGGAGGCAGAGTTGGAGTTTTTAGAGATAAAGGGCATTGCTGTTCCAGAGGAATAAAATATTCCATCATTTAGTCGACTATAGGCTTGCTGTCCATGTATCGGGCTGTGAGTCTTTTTTCTATTCGAACAAGTAGCAGTTCACGTTCCAACTTGACTTGAACCTCGTGCATCGCAGCAGCGATCTCTCGTACGGTCGGGAGGTGAATCGGCCCGTCCTTTTTGAAGAGCATCTGAAGCACAGCGTCTATGGTCTCGGAGCAGGTCTCGATACGGTTAACCAGCGTATCCTCACTTTCTACGAGTGATTCGTAATTGGATCTATTCTGCATTAGATTTCACCCCCTTTCCTTATGTGCCGCTTCATGAGCTTCAGAAGAAACATAGAACGGTACATTTAATTGAGAGACCCAGCCTAGCGCTAGTTCAATTGGGCTCCCCTCCATTATTGGAGGTCCATCTGCCCACTCTTCCTCTCGGGCAAATTGAATTCCGGTCGGGGTCATCAAGATATACATATCGGTTCCGTCAAAATATGGGTTAATGGATTGATCTTCTTGGTAGGTTAAGGCTACTCTTAGTTTTATGGTGATGGATTGGAGATGTTCAATCTGTTCTTGTTCCATTGCTGCCACTGCCAGAAAGTGAATCGTGCCTTCTGGATCTAATGATGTTTTGAGAAAATCCAAGATCCGTTGTTGATGTTGCTTGTTCATAGTTAGCCTCCATTATTGATTGATTTTAGATAATTTAAATTGAAACTACCCCTATTTAAATAGGAATAGGGATAGTGCTATATTACTCACTTCAGTTTTTAGTTTTTTAAAGAGTGTCTGTGTATATAACAAAAAGACTGAAGAATGATATGAGTGGCAGGCGTATTTGACTTTTATAAGCGATTAAGCTTCAAAATAATAGAAATACAATATTACGGGTAAACAATGAAACAAACATAAATTATGGTAAGTATGTCGGATGTCTATCTCAACAGCACTATACGGAACATTATTTCAATAGAAATAGCTGAACAAGCACAAATTTCTGCAATAATGACTCAATACTCTACCTTGCAAAATGCCTTCAATAGCAAAGCAATTGACTCTATACTGTTCTTGAATGCAAAAACTTATGAAATTAACTTTTATCCTGTGGCTAATAAACTGTATGTTGATATGGAAGGTCACTGATGGTTTTTTCAATGCCGGAATGAAATAACTTTGAACGAAATTGGTTCTGTTGTATCGGCGATAGTCATATCCTCATTAAGTACAATTCTGATCTCGGGGTGAGTATATGGATTATCATGAGGGCTACATTGCAATAGTTAACTCCCTTTGGACTACTCTATGTAAAACTGAAAACAAATCAAAAGTTAACATTTGGATTAGAAAACCTGTCTTCAAGGCGGTAACCATAGGGTCTCCAATATTCTTTTTAGAGAAAGGAAGCAGGTTAATACGAGGATTTGGATTATTTGAAAAGTTTGAAATAAACTCTACAATTAATTGCTGGAATAAGTACGGATCTTCGAATGGAGCTGCTACTTTTGAAGAATTCCTAGGTGCACTCAACTTTCCAAATCAAGAAATCAGTCACCAGCAACTACTAGGCTGCATTTTGGTAAAGAACGTGGTCTGGTCACTCTCCCCCTTACCTATTAACCAGCTACTTGTTGAATTCTCTAAATCAACAGTTTCTGGTAAGCGAATTAACAAGGATGCCGTTAACACAATGCTAAAAAGTCCTATGTTCTCCATCGAATAATTTAATAAAAAGGTGTACTATATAAATAGGATAAAATAACCATTGCATCACCGGAGGATTATATGGAATTAAAGGGCTGGGACAACTTAGGCAGAAACTTGGATGATACACTTCATCATCAGTTTAAAGGCCTCATGGAATTTCTTGCAGATCCAATTCTAGTAAATGGTCGAACTTGGAATAATAGTTTACAGATTGATGTTGCAGCGGCCATAGGTGTTAAATCACCTGGACAGGTTAGAACAATAAAAAGCATTTTGGAAAAAATGGGGATAATTAAGATTAATTCTCTCAACATGAGAATTATCCCTACTTCTAATTCAGTAATCACCCCGCTAGGGGAAGTGTTACTCGCCTTGGTTTCAATTGAAGAACGAATAGGGGAGATAGCAGCGGAAAATCACCAAATAAGAAAAAGCATTGAAACCATGTATGAAAGTTTTTATGTTAAGGCATTGATTCAGTATCATTTCCCTGATGGAGCTAGAAAGAGCGACAGCAGAACGCCCTTTCATCCTTTGCATGCGACTATCAAAGCGTTGCATAAATATCATTCTTTAGATAAATGGGAATGGTATCTATTAAATACGTTTATTCTTGAAAATGAAAATCCTACTCAAGAACAGCAGTTCGATAATGCAATAAATCAATATCGTGCTCATACTGTTACCTTTTCAAAGGCTGATATAACTGAAAATGAGAAAGGACATCAATACTTCCCTCAATACTTAGGTCTCTCTGGCTTGGTTACATTCCAAAAGGTTGGCAGGACGTGGGAACGCATGGAACTCGGGGGAAATTATACAGATATAATTAATTGTATTTTGGATACAAATTTCATAAATTGCTTTTTTAACAACAATTTATCTGTCCTAAATGAGGAAATTGATTGGGATGATGATGAGCACGCGGAGGGATTAGAAAATTATGAGTGACACAAACCCATTGATGAAAGCAAATGAATTAGCTGATAAAACCATTGTTGAAAATGCAACAAAACTCATTAATCTCTTAGGAGTAAAGTCTAGAAAGGAACAGCCTTCACTGATACAAGAGGGAACAGGCGCATACAATGCTAGCCTGGCTATAAACTCTGAAAATAAATGGATTGAGGCTATAAAACTTGATGAAATCAATAATACCAATGGAATAACTGAATGGACTCCTTTGAAGACTAAGTTCAATAGTGTATTACCTCAAAAAGATGAATACGTTCTTCTTTTTACTGAACCAGAACTAGAATGCAGAGGGATTCACAAGATTTCTGCCGATGTCACAGATAACGGAAGTTCTTTACTTTTACATCTTGAGCTAGAATCAGAGTTCATTCAACCTATCAAGTTATCTGACTTACTAGCTAATCAATGGTTGTCTGACGAGCTTAAAACTGCTTTGATGAATGAATAAGATTAACTAAAGGAATGAATTAATCAGATGCCAATAATTAACTCTAATGACTTTGACATTTTAATGAAAATGGCGACAACTCCGGCTAAAGTAAATGTTGCTCCAGCACAGGTTAAAGCTATTCTGGGAAGCTCATTTTTCATTTCAGATTTAGTAATAAATCAAATTTGTGCGGCACTTAATGCAGGAAATCATATTATCTTAAGTGGTCCCCCGGGAACCGGAAAAACCACTCTTGCAAATGCTGTGGCCCTTGCTGCAAGGGGGGTATCACCGCTAATCACTACTGCTACTGCAGATTGGACTACTTTTGATACAGTTGGAGGGTACATGCCTGACTTGGCTTCCCATAATCCAAATGCTTTAAAATTCGAGCTAGGGGTAGTTCTTCAGAGCATTAAAAACGGCCAATGGCTAATCATTGACGAAATTAATCGTGCTCAGATTGATAAAGCCATCGGTCAGTTATTTACAGTTCTCTCAGATGGTGATGTATTGTTACCTTATAGAAATTCTCTTACAGGCAATAGAATAAGTATCGTTTCTGGTAATGGACTAAGCACAGGCGAAGTCTATTATAAAAATGATGATTGGCGCCTCATAGCCACAATGAATGAATTTGACAAAACATCGCTTTTTGATATGTCTTATGCATTTATGCGTAGATTTGCTGTAATTAGAGTGGGTGTGCCTTCTAACTATGGCTCTTTAATTGCAAGTTGGGCTTCGGCCGCAGGAGTACAAGCCTCAATTGTTGATTGTCTCAAACTAATTGCTATTGCGACTGAAAAAGCAACTATGCGAGAAGTTGGTCCAGCCATGTTTAAAGGCTTAATCGCATATCTTCGCAGCCGACTTACTTTTGATATTAATTATGCACAACACTTTGCGGAAGGGCTGACAATGTACTTGTTACCTCAATTTCAAGGACTAGATGACTCGGAGATATCCCAGTTGTGGGAATTTGTTAAACCAGCTATTGTAACAGATCCTAACGCCGCCGATTACCTTCTAACAAATATCAGGTCAGTAACAGGTTATAACCTGAGGTAATATGGGGGGATTTGTATTAAATTTCGAGCTATCAACACTACAAACACTCAACTTCGACATAAATTAATGCTTAAACGAGTGGAATCTACTTATTTAGGTTTGAACTTGTACCGTAAAAGTGATCTGTTAAATGGCGTTACCTCAGCTCTGGCATTCGAAAATGACCTTGAGGTTGAAGATTTTGTGAATCTAGCCACCGTGCATTTTGTTATTAAGTGTTACCGTAGCGGTATCATCGATATCATCCAGCAAGTGATGCGTAATTTAGACCGAAACACTCAACAAGATTATGTAGAAAATAGAGGTTCTATAAAGGGGGTTGTTGATTGGGGGGAGACATTTAGACGAAGGGCTGCTGCAGGATTCAGCGACAGATCATTGTTTGTTACACGCCCTTCCAATAGGGTTTATGATACTTCGGCAAACCAATTCCTAAAGTTTTTCTTGGAGTTTTTGTACGTTAAAATTCCAGAAGCCTTAAAAATTGCGCCCGGGAAAGTTGAAGGTTGGACATACCTTTTGAATGAGGTCTTTCAAACCGTAAGGCAAGCGCGGCTGCACCCTCATCTTAGGGAAGTATCAAAATCTAACGTAATAAACTACAAATTAATTGAACTCACCTCAAAAAATAGAAATAGATATTATAGAGAACTATCTGCTTTTGGTGACCTATACTTTAAGATTTTCATTAATAAAGATCAAAAAGCATTATTTAGTGTCCTTCGCGAACAATTACTCAGTCCACAAGAACCTGATAAACTGTATGAGTTTGTTGTTCTTTTCGAGGTAATTTCTGTACTTGAAGAAATCAGAGTTAAGCAGAATGGAAAAAGAAAAATAACCATATTAAGAGCAGAAAACAAGACAATCTTCAATTATCTGCTTCCAAATAATACAACTATTTCAGCAATGTATCAGTATGTACCACGAACATTTAGCCGGAATAGTAAATACGTTGATACACTTAAACTATATCAAATCGGTAATGTTAAAACACGACAGCCAGATATCATAATCAATGTAGAGAAATCTACACCTGCAGGAACTATCTCAAAGAACGCTGTGGTTGAAGTGAAATTTTCGTCTGATCGCCATTACATTGGGGAGGGAGTTCACGATGTTTTATCCTACCTTGCAGACTTCCAATTTGCTCTTAACCAAACACCGAAAGCAATGCTTACTGTATGGTCAGGTATAGGTCAAAGACCCACTAATGAAAAGCAAAACGACATTTGGTTGTCAGACTTTAGAAATTTGCGAAGCTCGTTACTAGACTTTTTTGATGCATTAGTCTAATACAAAACAAGCATGATAGCCACGCTGCCATGCTTGTCTGTTTTGGGATCATTTTCTAAGCACAATGATTCGATCTAGCTTAATAAGTCCTCCTTTACCGCCTCGCGGAATATGGAGGTATCTATCCCTGATGACATATTGAAATTTCAATTCAAGCTTAAATCCAAATTCATTACCCATTGATGCTAGAATATCTGCTGTCGGTATTTCTACACCTCTTATTAAACTATCTCCAATGACAATTACATATGTTCCATTGTCATCCAGAGCATTATACACTCTTCCCAAGTTCTTCCTCATATCCTCGAAGAAAGCAGTAACAATAGAGGCCCTTTTTGAATCCGATTCCCTAAGTTCATAAATGGCACTATCTAAGGAGGGAATATTAAATACTTCTGTTAAATTATCGTTTCTTCCCCTCTCCCCTAACGACTCCGTTCCAACATGTTGACGTCTTATTTCCAGCAAATCATCTGGATCGGCTAAACCAAGCCACAAATTCTCAAACTTCAAACTTCTTACGTAATCAAAAGCATTAATATATGGGGGTGAGGTCACTGCTAACTTAATTTTTTTATCCAAAACAAAATCTCTTGCATCTGTACCAACAAGTTTTATATCAGGTACAACTCGTTGGAGTCCAAAATTAGTCTGATTGAAGATTTCATGAGAAAACTGACCCAATGCTTCTCTGTACAGTTCTTGTATTTTAAAGAAATACAGGTATGGGTCTTGCGGGTCCTTTGGAAACCTTGTTGAGATATATGGTTTCGGCGAACCGTTTTCGGCATTGGACACTTTTCTTATAATACCTGCGAGAACAATAGACAGATAATCAAATATCACACCTTCTCCGCCAGTTTCTGCTATAATCAACTGCTTTATTTTAATTAATTTATCTATAATATCTTCTCTAAACCACTTTGTTATATCTGGGATTGGAGGTAACTCAATAGTTATCGGAACTGATTGTTCAATTCGATTTCTAATAGCTAAAACCGTTCGATCTAGTGTACGTAATTCCACACTAGAAAAGGGCCTTGTCTTGACTTTTGTGAGCAACCGAGCAAATGGGTCAACATCAATGCCATAGCCGTTTTTCCCTTGTAACATTCCCTCTACTAAAGTTGTCCCTGACCCACAAAATGGATCAAGAATCCCATCATCTTCTGGTCCCAAATACTTAGAAATTGCCCATCTTGGAATATGAGGAATGTATTTGGCGGGGTATTTATTAAAAAATCTATGGCTATTTCCCACTACTAGAGCTTTATTAGCAGCTATCTCGTAGGTAGCATCCTGTATAACATCATTAGGAAGTTCTGGTACATAAGTGATCTCAGCTAGTTGCAATGTATTAGTACTCCCTTCAAGTTTCATAAGGCTTTTGGATTTTAACAGTACTTTCCCTTAGGAAACGACGTAAGCCTTCTGTTACTTTATATTGCTGTGAACTTGTTATAATCAACCGTTCAACTTCAATCTCTTTTACCGTAAAACCTATATTCTTAGCACTCGCTGCTAAAATAACATCAGTGGGGATTATAATACCACCGTACGAGGAATTGCTGACTACAATTGCACAAGAACCTCCCGGTCGAAGCGCCTTATATATATTATTTAAAACAACATTCATATCTTCAAAATAACCTTTTAGCATATCTGGTATTCTATTTGTCCATAGTTTTTGGGATCTAACAGCTGGTAAAAGAACATCATGAAGCTCGGATAAGTAATAATTTTCATATCTTGTAGGCCAAGTAGCATGAACATGAGATCGTACTGACTTCATACGTACATCTTTCTGATCAGATCTTGTTTTAATAAAATCTCCCATCCAGAGTTCCATATAGTAGATCTTTGTATAGTCAAAGCAATTAGCATACGGAGGGGAGAATATTACAGCATCCAATTGCTCTCCTTGCAAAAACTGATGCATATCCATTGCAGATTCTTCATAAATTATCGGTTCTGTCCTAAAGGAACTCGTGGAAGCCAAATCAACTTTAATCATTTCCAATGTACTATTCATTTGATGCAAAATTTGATCTCTCGGGCTGAGCGCACTGTTTTTGTTCGCTTTTTTTTTTATCTTGAGCCCATTACCAGCCTTCCTATATTTAGCTACGGGTTCAAGGGAATTCAACCAACTCAGAAAAATCAAATCACGAACTTTAGCATCATCAATTTGAATAATGAATTCTTTAATTCTTAATAATTCAAAAAGCATTTCCTGGCCGAATATTTTTGTTAAGTAATCATTTTCAGGTAACGCCACTTCGTAATCAAACTCGTTTGTAACTAATTCTGTTATGACTTGCTCTAAAAGCATTAGCTCCTTTTCTGAGTAGTCCCTTGTTTTTACTTGGCCAACAAACGCCGAGAAAGGATTTACCTCAAATCCTATTGATCGCAAATTTCTTTCATGGGCCACAGATAAAGTCGTCCCTGCACCACAAAAAGGATCACAAATCAGCCCATCCTCTGGTACATCAAATTCCTTAATTAATGCATTTACCAACTCAGGTGAAAAGCCTTCCCGATAGTAAAACCATCTATGTCTAGGATAATTAACACTCTCCGTAAAATTTACAAGTGCTCTATAAGTGGCCGATGTTAGATCACCGTTGACGACATTAAATCCTCTTTCAAACTCTTGATAGAATTCTTCATTTGGAATTAAGGATAAATTTACCATTTGATCTTGCACTACGTTCTTGCCTCCCCAGTCTATAGGTTCATATGGAACCATATCCCTTAAGTATAACCCAGTTACATCTTCATTAATAGATAAAGTGGAACAATTTCATTATACCGGAACAAATGTTTCCACGATACCCTTTGTGAAAAATTGAAGTCGAGGCGAACTACTATCTTATAACATCTATATTAGGCTTTCTCTTACTAACCATAACCCTACAGCCTTTGACATCCTTGAATACCTGTCCTACGTCAGCCAAAAATTTAGCCGTCATTTGTGATACGGTTCCCCCCGATTAATCTTCACCGCGCGATAAATCTGCTCGGTGAGGACCAGGCGCATGAGCTGGTGGGGCAGCGTCATACGCCCGAAGCTCATGCGCTGCTGTGCGCGGCGCATGACCTCATCGGAGAGCCCGTGGCTCCCTCCGATGAGGAAGACGACATGGCTCGTCCCGTAGGTACCGAGCCGGTCAATCTCTGCAGCAAGCTCTTCCGAGCTCCAGAGCTTGCCGTCAATCGCGAGCGCAATGACATGCGCCTCGCTCTTGATGTGCGCGAGAATACGTTCTCCCTCGCGCGCTTTAACCTGCACGACCTCAGCGTCGCTCAGCGAGTCAGGTGCTTTTTCATCCGCCACCTCAATCACCTGATACTTGAGGTAAGGCGTCAGCCGTTTGGCATACTCCGCGATGCCATCCACCAAATACTTTTCCTTCAATTTGCCTACGCCAATAATCTGAATAAACATATAACCCTCCACTAATGACCTCTATATTAATAGCGCAATAAATTGGAAAATACTCTCATAAACGAAACCCTAACCTCTGACTATAGCTCTGTTATCCGCTTCTCTAGTTTAACACATCGCATATTTTCTCTACTTATGTATACCATTGATCTGCACAGCTTACTCTCAAGGCCCCTGTCTACTCCAGCTCCAACAGCAATTGTTCATACAAGATAGCGGTTTCAAACGAGGGGAGCGTGTTGATCTCTTTATGTAGTGTTTCTGTAAATTTCAGGTAGTTCCGGGTCAAGGCCTCTTTGTTCTTCTGCACTGCCAAGGCCCTCATTAAAAGCATAAGGGATTCTTCGTCCAGCTCGTTACGGGACAGGAGCTTCATCAGGAGCCGGATGGCGGCATTGATCTCCCCTCTGTTCAATAAAGCGGCGCAAAGGCGCTGGGTAAGAGAAGTATACATCAAAGACAGCCGTTCAACCTCGCTCCATGCCCAGGTAAAGACGTGATCCCCGAACAAATCCCCCATATATAGCTGTTCAAGCTCCATCGCCTGTTCAATATTGGCTTCATCGATGATCGCCATCCTTCTGCAGCCCTCTTCAAAGCTCAGGAGGTCCACACGAATATCGTTCAGAATGAGCGCATAATGGTTGCTGTCTGTGTGCAGGCTCTCCTTCAGTCCATACACACCCAGCAGCTTACGCAGCTGATAGACGGTGGTGTTGAGATACACTTCAGCATTTTTTTGCGGCATCTCGCCAAAAATATCCTCAATCAACCTTGCTCTGGATACAAGTCTGCCCTTGTGGATCAATAGGTAGCCGAAGAGTTCCGCACTTTTCCTTGACCTCCATTTCGTCTTCATCCCGCGCGCGCTCTGAATTTCAATTCCGCCCAAGCCATTAAACTGGACATCATTGGATTCGCGCTCCGGCATCCCTTCTACAACGCGTTCCACACGTATTTGTGCACTGACTCTCTGCACAGTAATGTGAAGCCGTTCTTGCAGAACCGGTTTCACAATATAGTCGAAGGCGTAGACATCGAAGGCTGCCAGCGCATATTCTTTGTGAGATGTGACGAATACGATCTTCGTTTGTCTGCCGCTCCCCCTCAGCCGCTCGGCGAACTCCAGGCCACTCTCTCTGGGCATACTGATATCCACGAATATCAAGTCCACCTCATGCTCAGCCAAATAAGTGAACGCTGCTGCCGTCTCCAGGAAACTCCCCATAATTTCGATATCTGGAACTTTCGCCAGCATTCGCTTCAATATCAAATGCATCGCTTTTTCATCATCCACAATGATAACTTTCATGCACGAATGCCCCTTTCCATGCTGCTGCCGCTTAGAACAGATGTAGTCTGCGGAAGAACAGGGACCGAGAAATAGAAGGTGCTTCCTTCCGCCAGTATGCTGTCAAACCATAATTCTCCCCCATTTAAGCGGACGAACTCCCTGCACAAGCTTAATCCCAAACCGATGCCGCGCTCTCCGGCTGTTCCTGTTAGAGAGACTGGGTAATCATCCTGCAGTAAGGACTCGGCTTGCTCTGCTGACATGCCTTCCCCGGTATCGCTTACTGAGATAATCATTGTATGCTCCATCCGCTCTGCCCTTAGGGTAACGCTGCCTCCGTAGTCTGTGAATTTAATGGCATTGGACAACAGGTTCCGAAGGATCAGATTCAGCATTGCTTGATCGACATAGACAAAGGTGTCCTGGCGGATCTCAGATATCATTCTAATGCGCTTACTTCCACTACGAACCAGCAACATACGTAAATTAGCTTGAACTATCTGGGCCAGATCTCTTACCACGGGCTCAGAAATCATTCCCCCCGTTTGACTCCGAAACCAATCCAGCAGGCCTTCT
This window encodes:
- a CDS encoding response regulator encodes the protein MKVIIVDDEKAMHLILKRMLAKVPDIEIMGSFLETAAAFTYLAEHEVDLIFVDISMPRESGLEFAERLRGSGRQTKIVFVTSHKEYALAAFDVYAFDYIVKPVLQERLHITVQRVSAQIRVERVVEGMPERESNDVQFNGLGGIEIQSARGMKTKWRSRKSAELFGYLLIHKGRLVSRARLIEDIFGEMPQKNAEVYLNTTVYQLRKLLGVYGLKESLHTDSNHYALILNDIRVDLLSFEEGCRRMAIIDEANIEQAMELEQLYMGDLFGDHVFTWAWSEVERLSLMYTSLTQRLCAALLNRGEINAAIRLLMKLLSRNELDEESLMLLMRALAVQKNKEALTRNYLKFTETLHKEINTLPSFETAILYEQLLLELE